TTAGCAATTTTAAGAGAAATCAGAATTTCCAATGCAGGTATTAGAAAgtgaactttctttttttttttcctcttaaataTGCAGCATTTCtagaagaaggaagagaaaagagaaaaattaagggaaaaataaagtaaaatgaagtgaattgaagaaaaaggtATTATCGGTATAAAAAGTcgtatttacaaaaataattaaaaataaattatttataattctaCTATAAAAATAGCACGTCTCTCTTTATGATATATACAATCAAAACCATTTGTCATATCTCAGGCAATGGTTTATtgtatgtaaaaaaatttaaccgtGCATATTTCCTCTTGTCctctatatatatgtgtatcaTTAAAAGAAGTTCCCAGTATACACTTAACGAGCAATAACAAGATGTTGCAATTTTATATCATCTATGTCATTCTTTTCATCTCCTCAGCATGCTTCCTAATCAAATGGTTCTTCTCGTCTTCAAGTTCCCACAAAATTCTACCACCATCACCACCAAAGCTCCCAATATTCGGAAACATTCACCAACTAGGTATGCATCCTCATCTCTCCCTCCACTCACTAGCTCAACGCCATGGCCCTCTTATGCTCCTCCATTTTGGAAGAGTGCCAGTACTCATTATCTCCTGCGCAAACGCAGCTCGTAAGATCACGAAAACCTACGATCTTATATTCTCTAACAGACCCAAATCCATGATAAAATATAAGCTTTTTTATGATGGTAAGGATGTAGCATTTGCTCCTTACGGTGAGTACTGGAGAAAGATAAGAAGCCTTTGCGTGCTCCAACTTTTAAGTAATTTCAGGGTTCAGTCTTTTAAAACtgtaagagaagaagaaatatcTCTATTTATGAAGAAGATTGAAAGTTATGCATCGTTAACAATACCAGTGAATTTAAGTGAAATGTTTTCTTTGTTTACAAATGATGTTGTATGTCGGGCGGCTTTTGGGAGGAAGTATAGCGAAGGTGAAGGTGGGAGAAAGTTCAAGGAGTTGTTTGGGGAGCTTGGGCAATTACTGGGCGGTTTCTATATAGGGGACTTCATTCCATGGCTTAGATGGGTAAATTATTTCAGTGGTATAGATGCAAAAGCGAATAAAGTTGCCAAAGAGTTTGATGAGTTTCTAGATAAAGTTGTTGAAGAGCACTTACATGGTCAGGAAAGAGAGATTAAAAACCATGGAAGTCAAGAAGGGAAGGATTTTGTGGATGTTTTGCTTGAGGTTCAAAAGGATAACAAGGATGATTTTTCCTTTGATATAGTTACCATCAAAGCTCTCATCCTGGTATTTACCTCTCTCCATACGATTTTTACATGTAAAtgcattaatataattttttgggtacttctaatttttctttttgttgttaattGGTCAGGATGTATTTGCTGGCGGAACTGATACCACATACACACTCATGGAATGGGCAATGGCGGAGCTCTTGAGGCACCCGAGAGTCATGAAGGAATTGCAGAATGAAGTGAGGCGAATCGCCAATGGCAAACAAAATgtaaaagaagaagatttaGATAAAATGCATTACTTGAAAGCTGTACTCAAAGAGACCCTTCGACTGCACCCACCTCTTCCATTATCAGTACCACGAGAATCAACCCAGGATGTAAAAATTATGGGCTACAACATATCGGCTGGAACAACAGTAATCACAAATGTTTGGGCAATTGGAAGAGATCCCACATCATGGGATAAACCTCATGATTTCAGTCCTGAGAGGTTCTTAAACAATTCTATAGACTTTAAAGGTCATGATTTCCAATTGATACCATTCGGAGCTGGCAGGAGGGGTTGCCCTGGAACACTATTTGCCATGGCTACTAATGAGATCGTGTTAGCAAATCTGGTTCACAGGTTTGATTGGTCATTACCCGTTGGAACAAAACCAGAAGACTTGGACATGACAGAATGCACTGGTATTACCGCCCACAGAATGATTCCTCTTCGTGTTGTTGCAACTCCAACTTTCCAGTAGCTAGTTCAAGATTCCGTCTAGAAAATAAAACCTTTACATCAAGTGAGCGTGTGTTTTCAGGCCTGTTATCAAggtatttatgttattaaatttttgtttctttttacaGAGCAAGATTGTGGATTGTTATATAATTGCAGAATGTTAGGGGCAcggacattttcatatttaaattgatatccTTAAACTACATAtatagttgataaatttttgtaagACTGTAAAACTATTGTCATTTATAGTCGAAGCTCGTTGCAGCATAGGCTAAGTAGTATGTGGGATAAGAAAATTGACAGTAAGACATCTAAGAAACATAACCCAGTTTATATTAGTTAGGTGGTGTATGGTCCGGTTTGATGCAGTTTGAcagattttttaaactaaactgaaaaaaacggtttgaaaattttttaaaccaaaccaaaccaagctgaaaaaatatggtttggtcATATTTGGATTATGGTTTGAATCATAATTATCAGTATCCTAAAACACACGATACAATACAACACAGATGAAAATTAATACGTATCATAAggtatatcgaattaatacaatacaataaacGTATCACACAATACAAgacgtatcatataatacgatatatattactgatacgAATTGATATACTTTTTGAGAGAAAATGATAGTGCATTAGGGGTGtgtgtgaaaaattttaaaatgttaaccgtgtttgtgatatttttcaaaatgatgacatttcaattatattttattagtattttattattttaatttttaaaagacatattatataatataatacatgatatagtaaattagttttttatatacaatacgATACACAATTCAACTGtcataatttaaatcttttaaaatcatttatttctaaatatatatcatttaataaaattaactaaattatagttctaaaacaaaatatatatgattaaaataaatataaaatatatataatacatctgTAAAgttaatgacaaaataaatatgaaaaaacaactTATAAacctaattacttattaaaattttttgtcaaacatagttatatttttgtatttttaaaaaatatagtttatgatttaattcggtttgaaaattatctaaatcgcaatatcaaaatttaaaaaaaaaaaatttaactcaaactaaactattttaaaaactaaattaaattaaatcataatttttaaatgatttgattttattttataatttaaatcaaattataagtgCGCCTAATATTAACTTAAGCGGTTGACAAATGAAATTTAAGCGAAAAAATCGGTAGAAAGATAAGCCAGGGTCGATTGCCAAACAAAGTAGTGGACCAAAAATTTGTGGGCATCCAAACCGGGTAAAGTCTAGCCACTTGAGCATAAAAATCTTATCTCTACAATTTGCCACCACAACTTCAACGTAAATCAGCAAAAATATGAGAGCAACACAACAATAcagtaatatttattattagatgGTGACGGTGCAACAACACAACAATCCTTAATCACCACCCTCCCAACATAATTATACTATAATTCTGTCCATACAATACTTGTTAATTTCATatggtaataaataaataaataaataaataaatatatatatatatatatatatatatatatatatatatatatatatattattgatgtaaactaataaattattttaaacaaataataaggtGAAAGAGGtgtatttaagtaattttaaaattgtatttataatattttttaatataatgatataataaataaattttttattaatttattaatattattttttaaaaactacattaTCTTAcgattttatataatataatacattatatataatataaaaaaaaatagattttcttAAATACGGTATAATTCTCAATTCTACTATCATGGTCCCTATTGTCTGGTTTCCACCCAAGAGAAAAgtctacatttttttaaattttataattatatttaaaatttattttctatatattatgaaaaatatctctAACTAAGATAGTCGCTGTTTAAACTtggatttatgtgaaaaattcCGAACTCTTATGATTGGTTGATGAGGGCAAATTTGTCAACAAAAAtttctaccatgaacaaaaCCTAAAAAGAATAGTGAATAACAttttccacccaatgtttggccTTAAATCATTTTCCATCCCTTGTTGGCATAAAAAACTTTTTCttacctaaaattaaattttattaatgaaacaacagtactagaaaataaaattattattttccccttattattttattttttagaattatcatataatactgaattaacaaaaaattaaaaataaaattttaaatatccaaattacataagaaatctcttattttccttctttttttttttttacctatacccactgtttaaaaaatattagaggtgttttttgaaaatattgaattattgaaattttggaaAAGATTCAAGagccttttgaaaattattaaaatattattgtctctctaatagttttaaaaataataattacaccaTAATGAATTGACAAATACAACAAATAATTAGTGTGGATGTTATATTATAACTGTTGGAGACATATATTAGTTTCAAAATATACGAGAGTCTAAAAAGattttatagattaatttatgagtttttaaatatttttaataattaaattattgtatttaaaatatttaaatcagataaaagaattttttttttaaattaatttatgataaaattactattttatctttataccattattgtttttaatatatctgctTTTGGagaagtattttttttttaacataattgattttgaattgaaaaatattattcatataagttaggatagaaaaaaatttcttaaaagaaCCAAACCAAACACTATTAGTTAAAATGAACTTGCAGTAAAGGTTTTTTTATCATCAGTTATTTGAACTAATTTCTTACTAATTcagtttcaaaataattaaatctcaAATTCACCcgcaaaattaatatatcatcatgatTTAAGGGTTTGTTTTTTTCCTAACTACGTACCCAtcaattaaattcaaatgaaaaacaatGCTTTATGTGCGCTAAGTTCCTTGTTTTGGCTGGGCTGGTAATGGCCTGATTGGTGCCAATAAAATTCCAAAGgccaaaaagttgaaaatattattgTCTGTCAGAAATCGCGATGGCGATCTCTTGTCCTTACACAAAGAAAATGAATGGCCATGTGGCTCCCATTTCGATTTTTCCGCGGAAATGAGATAAGAAATTCGGCTCTCCAAGGACATCCTCGTGGAAAATTTAAGACTCATGATTTAACGCAGAGATAAGTATCCGAGTGGGGTtggaaaaagttaaataaacataaaaatagtCAAGCTCGCCAAAAATAATAGAGAGAAAATCAGAAGCAAAcagaaagatattttttttaaccaatcaaGAGAACATGTGAACAATTGAGAAACACTGAAGGGAGCtctcttcaaatatataaattagtgtTGAACTTCCCTTGTTTCAGAGAAAACTCCAATGGCTTTCCTTCAATGGCTTCAGGAAGGCTTCAAACCCTCCATGCTATTTGCATCCA
Above is a genomic segment from Mangifera indica cultivar Alphonso chromosome 3, CATAS_Mindica_2.1, whole genome shotgun sequence containing:
- the LOC123210608 gene encoding cytochrome P450 736A117-like, which produces MLQFYIIYVILFISSACFLIKWFFSSSSSHKILPPSPPKLPIFGNIHQLGMHPHLSLHSLAQRHGPLMLLHFGRVPVLIISCANAARKITKTYDLIFSNRPKSMIKYKLFYDGKDVAFAPYGEYWRKIRSLCVLQLLSNFRVQSFKTVREEEISLFMKKIESYASLTIPVNLSEMFSLFTNDVVCRAAFGRKYSEGEGGRKFKELFGELGQLLGGFYIGDFIPWLRWVNYFSGIDAKANKVAKEFDEFLDKVVEEHLHGQEREIKNHGSQEGKDFVDVLLEVQKDNKDDFSFDIVTIKALILDVFAGGTDTTYTLMEWAMAELLRHPRVMKELQNEVRRIANGKQNVKEEDLDKMHYLKAVLKETLRLHPPLPLSVPRESTQDVKIMGYNISAGTTVITNVWAIGRDPTSWDKPHDFSPERFLNNSIDFKGHDFQLIPFGAGRRGCPGTLFAMATNEIVLANLVHRFDWSLPVGTKPEDLDMTECTGITAHRMIPLRVVATPTFQ